A section of the Budorcas taxicolor isolate Tak-1 chromosome 17, Takin1.1, whole genome shotgun sequence genome encodes:
- the PATZ1 gene encoding POZ-, AT hook-, and zinc finger-containing protein 1 isoform X3: MERVNDASCGPSGCYTYQVSRHSTEMLHNLNQQRKNGGRFCDVLLRVGDESFPAHRAVLAACSEYFESVFSAQLGDGGAADGGPTDVGGAAAAPGGGAGGSRELEMHTISSKVFGDILDFAYTSRIVVRLESFPELMTAAKFLLMRSVIEICQEVIKQSNVQILVPPARADIMLFRPPGTSDLGFPLDMTNGAALAANSNGIAGSMQPEEEAARAAGAAIASQASLPVLPGVDRLPMVAGPLSPQLLTSPFPNVASSAPPLTGKRGRGRPRKANLLDSMFGSPGGLREAGILPCGLCGKVFTDANRLRQHEAQHGVTSLQLGYIDLPPPRLGENGLPISEDPDGPRKRSRTRKQVACEICGKIFRDVYHLNRHKLSHSGEKPYSCPVCGLRFKRKDRMSYHVRSHDGSVGKPYTCQSCGKGFSRPDHLNGHIKQVHTSERPHKCQVWVGSSSGLPPLESLPSDLPSWDFAQPALWRSSHSVPDTAFSLSLKKSFPALENLGPAPSSNALFCPAPPGYLRQGWTASEGGRAFTQWPVG, encoded by the exons ATGGAGCGAGTGAACGACGCTTCCTGCGGCCCGTCGGGCTGCTACACCTACCAGGTGAGCAGACACAGCACGGAGATGCTGCACAACCTGAACCAGCAGCGCAAAAACGGCGGGCGCTTCTGCGACGTGCTCCTGCGGGTAGGCGACGAGAGCTTCCCAGCGCACCGCGCGGTGCTGGCCGCCTGCAGCGAGTACTTTGAGTCGGTGTTCAGCGCCCAGTTGGGCGACGGCGGAGCTGCGGACGGGGGCCCCACTGACGTGGGGGGCGCGGCGGCGGCCCCGGGCggcggggctgggggcagccGGGAGCTGGAGATGCACACCATCAGCTCCAAGGTGTTTGGGGACATACTGGACTTCGCCTACACCTCCCGCATCGTGGTTCGCCTGGAGAGCTTCCCTGAGCTTATGACCGCCGCCAAGTTTCTGCTGATGAGGTCGGTCATTGAGATCTGCCAGGAAGTCATCAAACAGTCCAATGTGCAGATCCTGGTGCCCCCTGCCCGGGCCGACATCATGCTCTTTCGTCCCCCGGGGACCTCGGACTTGGGTTTCCCTTTGGACATGACCAACGGGGCAGCCTTAGCCGCCAACAGCAATGGCATCGCAGGCAGCATGCAGCCCGAGGAGGAGGCGGCGCGGGCAGCTGGTGCAGCCATTgcgagccaggcctccctgcctgtgTTACCTGGGGTGGACCGCTTGCCCATGGTGGCCGGACCCCTGTCCCCCCAGCTACTGACCTCACCCTTCCCCAATGTGGCATCCAGTGCTCCTCCCCTGACTGGCAAGCGAGGCCGGGGCCGCCCAAGGAAGGCCAACCTGCTGGACTCAATGTTCGGGTCCCCGGGGGGCCTAAGGGAGGCAGGCATCCTTCCGTGCGGCCTGTGTGGGAAGGTGTTCACTGATGCCAACCGGCTCCGGCAGCACGAGGCCCAGCATGGTGTCACCAGCCTCCAGCTGGGCTACATCGACCTTCCTCCTCCGAGGCTGGGTGAGAACGGGCTGCCCATCTCTGAGGACCCCGACGGCCCTCGAAAGAGGAGCCGGACCAGGAAGcaggtggcatgtgagatctgcGGCAAGATCTTCCGTGACGTGTACCATCTCAACCGGCACAAGCTTTCCCACTCGGGGGAGAAGCCCTACTCCTGCCCCGTGTGCGGGCTGCGGTTCAAGAGGAAGGACCGCATGTCCTACCACGTGCGCTCCCACGACGGGTCCGTGGGCAAGCCGTACACCTGCCAGAGCTGCGGGAAAGGCTTCTCCAG GCCTGATCACTTGAACGGACATATCAAGCAGGTGCACACTTCTGAGCGGCCTCACAAGTGTCAG GTGTGGGTTGGGAGCAGCAGCGGCCTGCCGCCCCTGGAATCTCTTCCTAGCGACCTGCCATCATGGGACTTTGCCCAGCCTGCTTTGTGGAGGTCGTCCCATTCGGTTCCTGACACCGCCTTTTCCCTTTCTCTAAAAAAATCCTTCCCAGCCCTCGAAAACCTGGGCCCGGCACCCTCCAGCAACGCTCTCTTCTGCCCAGCCCCCCCGGGATATCTGAGGCAGGGCTGGACGGCCTCTGAGGGTGGCCGGGCCTTTACCCAGTGGCCTGTAGGCTAG